A stretch of Corallococcus soli DNA encodes these proteins:
- a CDS encoding AAA family ATPase, giving the protein MESAAPAPLPPSDATGEDLRAVEELAQARNAIVEQIEKRVVGQRDVVEHLLISLFSRGHCLFVGVPGLAKTLLISTLADVLNLSFNRIQFTPDLMPSDITGTDILEEDKTTGRRSFRFMHGPLFANIILADEVNRTPPKTQAALLQAMQEYRITAGGRTYPLELPFLVFATQNPIEQEGTYPLPEAQLDRFMFLVDVGYPSAEEEVQIVKSTTAGAPPKLEKILSPERILALQELVRRVPVPDHVVRYAVELVRHTRPKEAGAPDFVAKNVSWGAGPRASQYLVLAAKARAILNGRFVATVEDVRALARPVLRHRVLPNFTAESEGITSVKLIDQLLTVVKG; this is encoded by the coding sequence ATGGAAAGCGCCGCCCCCGCCCCACTCCCCCCGTCCGACGCCACTGGCGAGGACCTGCGCGCCGTCGAGGAGCTTGCCCAGGCCCGCAACGCCATCGTCGAGCAGATTGAAAAGCGCGTCGTCGGCCAGCGAGACGTGGTGGAGCACCTGCTGATTTCGCTCTTCAGCCGCGGCCACTGCCTGTTCGTGGGCGTCCCGGGCCTCGCGAAGACGCTGCTCATCTCCACGCTGGCGGACGTGCTCAACCTGTCCTTCAACCGCATCCAGTTCACGCCGGACCTGATGCCGTCGGACATCACCGGCACGGACATCCTGGAAGAGGACAAGACGACGGGCCGGCGCTCCTTCCGCTTCATGCACGGGCCCCTGTTCGCGAACATCATCCTCGCGGACGAGGTGAACCGCACGCCGCCCAAGACGCAGGCCGCGCTCCTCCAGGCGATGCAGGAGTACCGCATCACCGCCGGCGGCCGGACCTACCCGCTGGAGCTGCCCTTCCTCGTCTTCGCCACGCAGAACCCCATCGAGCAGGAGGGCACCTACCCCCTCCCCGAGGCGCAGCTGGACCGCTTCATGTTCCTGGTGGACGTGGGCTACCCCAGCGCCGAGGAGGAGGTGCAGATCGTCAAGAGCACCACCGCCGGCGCGCCGCCGAAGCTGGAGAAGATCCTCTCCCCGGAGCGCATCCTCGCGCTCCAGGAGCTGGTGCGCCGCGTGCCGGTGCCGGACCACGTCGTGCGCTACGCGGTGGAGCTGGTGCGCCACACGCGCCCCAAGGAAGCGGGCGCGCCGGACTTCGTGGCGAAGAACGTGTCCTGGGGCGCGGGCCCCCGCGCGAGCCAGTACCTGGTGCTCGCGGCCAAGGCGCGCGCCATCCTCAACGGCCGCTTCGTGGCCACGGTGGAGGACGTGCGCGCGCTGGCGCGTCCGGTGCTGCGCCACCGCGTGCTGCCGAACTTCACCGCGGAGAGCGAAGGCATCACGTCCGTGAAGTTGATTGATCAGCTCCTCACGGTGGTGAAGGGCTAG
- a CDS encoding DUF58 domain-containing protein, translated as MALLDAQTLSRLQGVKLRARAVMEGVLSGLHKSPHQGQSVEFAEHKEYAPGDELRHLDWKAYGKFDKYYVKRYEHETNLRSVMVVDASASMGYQSGALSKLEVAKTLAGALSYLLVRQQDAAGLSLMVGGAFRDVPPRASAGHLNVLLDALEHTEAKGPTDLGSAADHLAEVLPRRSTVIVLSDLLDERQEALKRVLSLRQRKNDVAVFHLVDPAELTFPFDDPTLFLDMEGEGRIEVNPREIKQSYLEEFGAFLADVKAKCAEADVDYELVRTDERLDEVLLRFLGRRGRRR; from the coding sequence ATGGCGCTGCTCGACGCCCAGACGCTGTCCCGCCTCCAGGGCGTGAAGCTGCGCGCCCGCGCGGTGATGGAGGGCGTGCTGTCCGGCCTCCACAAGAGCCCGCATCAGGGCCAGAGCGTGGAGTTCGCGGAGCACAAGGAGTACGCCCCCGGCGACGAGCTGCGCCACCTGGACTGGAAGGCCTACGGCAAGTTCGACAAGTACTACGTCAAGCGCTACGAGCATGAGACGAACCTGCGCTCGGTGATGGTCGTGGATGCGTCCGCGTCCATGGGCTACCAGAGCGGCGCCCTGTCCAAGCTGGAGGTGGCGAAGACGCTGGCGGGCGCGCTCAGCTACCTGCTGGTGCGCCAGCAGGACGCGGCGGGCCTGTCGCTGATGGTGGGCGGGGCGTTCCGGGACGTGCCCCCGCGCGCGTCGGCGGGCCACCTCAACGTGCTGCTGGACGCGCTGGAGCACACGGAGGCCAAGGGCCCCACGGACCTGGGCAGCGCGGCGGACCACCTGGCGGAGGTGCTGCCCCGGCGCTCGACGGTCATCGTGCTGTCGGACCTGCTGGATGAACGGCAGGAGGCGCTCAAGCGGGTGCTCTCGCTGCGGCAGCGCAAGAACGACGTGGCGGTGTTCCACCTGGTGGACCCGGCGGAGCTGACGTTCCCGTTCGATGACCCCACGCTCTTCCTGGACATGGAGGGCGAGGGCCGCATCGAAGTGAACCCGCGCGAAATCAAGCAGAGCTACCTGGAGGAGTTCGGCGCCTTCCTCGCGGACGTGAAGGCGAAGTGCGCCGAGGCGGACGTGGACTACGAGCTGGTGCGCACGGACGAGCGGCTGGATGAAGTGCTGCTGCGCTTCCTGGGGCGCCGCGGGAGGCGCAGGTGA
- a CDS encoding BatA domain-containing protein translates to MTFGNPWFLLGALGALIPVLVHLFDRRRPRAHPFGPMAFVLRSQKRTASRLKLKRLLLYTLRTLILLAIPLALARPEFSRDAQAATVTRGPAATAIILDASLSMRWSDGTALFEKGRDEARDALKDLLPEEPATVLVCTGAPEAPPPPGFDRARLRALVDEAKPTYGTADLSRCLDLAARALEENPMPGKRLVVVSDMTASGFRLEAPPPTVKGPTGALVKPEVVLRDVAEGRDTLENHALVDLRVEPALQAGPRSYQFTFTVRNFGAKPVKDLEAAVRVGESTLAKGFVDVPAGGTTQKTLTVRFPQGGTVVGAVTLAPDALAEDDRRPFVLPVPRGLKALVVNGSPHATRYRDEAFFVDAALTSPGSPVDVAVRDAEVGLREDFSAYDLVLLLNASAPSEDEAAKLRTFVENGGGLFVSVGDHVNPDTYNQRLGALLPRPLRLVRTSAEREDPDAETKTAKLAQVQVEHPLFAPFTGRAEEGLIGARFYKYMLLEADSPSAPGTSQVLATYEDGAPAVAVARRGKGRVALFTSTVDRDWSDFAIRTSFLPLMQRFAAYLTGSLEEREEVRVRVGETVTLRPEGTQKVTAVRAPDGGEVPVKAQPDGSFVAGPTVEPGVHTVLGADGKPVAALGFAATLDPAESDLSRVPQDTLTAYFGEDTVKASTGDADKPAVPLWTWLILAACLAFFFEGTLLRK, encoded by the coding sequence GTGACGTTCGGCAACCCGTGGTTCCTGCTGGGCGCGCTGGGCGCGCTCATCCCCGTGCTGGTGCACCTGTTCGACCGCAGGCGGCCCCGGGCGCATCCGTTCGGGCCCATGGCCTTCGTGCTGCGCAGCCAGAAGCGCACGGCGAGCCGGCTCAAGCTGAAGCGGCTGCTGCTCTACACGCTGCGCACGCTCATCCTGCTGGCCATCCCGCTGGCGCTGGCGCGGCCGGAGTTCAGCCGCGACGCGCAGGCGGCCACGGTGACGCGCGGGCCGGCGGCCACGGCCATCATCCTGGACGCGTCGCTGTCCATGCGCTGGTCGGACGGCACGGCGCTGTTCGAGAAGGGCCGCGACGAGGCGCGCGACGCGCTCAAGGACCTGCTGCCGGAGGAGCCCGCGACGGTGCTGGTGTGCACGGGCGCGCCGGAGGCACCGCCGCCCCCGGGCTTCGACCGGGCCCGGCTGCGGGCGCTCGTGGACGAGGCGAAGCCCACCTACGGCACGGCGGACCTGTCGCGCTGCCTGGACCTGGCGGCGCGCGCGCTGGAGGAGAACCCGATGCCGGGCAAGCGCCTGGTGGTGGTCTCCGACATGACGGCCTCCGGCTTCCGGCTGGAAGCGCCGCCGCCCACGGTGAAGGGCCCCACGGGCGCGCTGGTGAAGCCGGAGGTGGTGCTGCGCGACGTGGCGGAGGGCCGCGACACCCTGGAAAACCACGCGCTGGTGGACCTGCGGGTGGAGCCCGCGCTCCAGGCCGGGCCGCGCTCGTACCAGTTCACGTTCACGGTGCGGAACTTCGGCGCGAAGCCGGTGAAGGACCTGGAGGCCGCGGTGCGCGTGGGCGAATCCACGCTGGCCAAGGGCTTCGTGGACGTGCCGGCGGGGGGCACCACGCAGAAGACGCTGACGGTGCGCTTCCCCCAGGGCGGCACGGTGGTGGGCGCGGTGACGCTGGCGCCGGACGCGCTGGCGGAGGACGACCGGCGGCCTTTCGTGCTGCCGGTGCCGCGCGGGCTGAAGGCGCTGGTGGTGAACGGCTCGCCGCACGCGACGCGCTACCGGGATGAGGCCTTCTTCGTGGACGCGGCGCTCACGTCGCCGGGCTCGCCGGTGGACGTGGCGGTGCGCGACGCGGAGGTGGGCCTGCGCGAGGACTTCAGCGCGTATGACCTGGTGCTGCTGCTCAACGCGTCCGCGCCCTCGGAGGACGAGGCGGCGAAGCTCAGGACCTTCGTGGAGAACGGCGGCGGCCTCTTCGTGAGCGTGGGCGACCACGTGAACCCGGACACGTACAACCAGCGGCTGGGCGCGCTCCTGCCCCGGCCCCTGCGCCTGGTGCGCACGAGCGCCGAGCGCGAGGACCCCGACGCGGAGACGAAGACGGCGAAGCTGGCGCAGGTGCAGGTGGAGCACCCGCTGTTCGCGCCCTTCACGGGCCGGGCGGAGGAGGGCCTCATCGGCGCGCGCTTCTACAAGTACATGCTGCTGGAGGCGGACAGCCCGTCCGCGCCGGGGACCAGCCAGGTGCTGGCCACGTACGAGGACGGAGCACCGGCGGTGGCGGTGGCGCGCCGGGGCAAGGGACGCGTGGCGCTGTTCACCAGCACGGTGGACCGCGACTGGAGCGACTTCGCCATCCGGACCAGCTTCCTGCCGCTGATGCAGCGCTTCGCGGCGTACCTCACGGGCTCGCTGGAGGAGCGCGAGGAGGTGCGCGTGCGCGTGGGCGAGACGGTGACGCTGCGCCCGGAGGGCACGCAGAAGGTGACCGCGGTGCGCGCGCCGGACGGCGGCGAGGTGCCGGTGAAGGCCCAGCCGGACGGCTCGTTCGTCGCGGGTCCCACGGTGGAGCCGGGCGTGCACACGGTGCTGGGCGCGGACGGCAAGCCCGTGGCCGCGCTGGGCTTCGCCGCGACCCTGGACCCGGCGGAGAGCGACCTGTCCCGGGTGCCGCAGGACACGCTGACTGCCTACTTCGGCGAGGACACGGTGAAGGCGTCCACCGGGGACGCGGACAAGCCCGCCGTGCCGCTGTGGACGTGGCTCATCCTGGCCGCGTGCCTGGCGTTCTTCTTCGAAGGCACACTGCTGCGCAAGTAA
- the nagZ gene encoding beta-N-acetylhexosaminidase: MVGFPGTRIDADLAALMDDGIYGAILFKRNVGTAKETAALCHELKVRAGRPFILSVDQEGGRVARLRGAPFTSLPPMRELGQRGDEALAERVGRLLAHELRAVGFDWDFAPVLDVDTNPANPVIGDRSFSRDPAEVGRLGVALARGMEAGGVASCGKHFPGHGDTTTDSHLTLPRLPHDLERLRRVELVPFQAFAKAGLASLMTAHVLFDALEPGVPATMSHRALHGILRQELGFDGVLVSDDLEMKAIAGHYSVEEAAVQGTLAGVDLFLVCHRADVQRGAIEALVKAVESGRVPRERITEAHRRLDALAARFAHPAEDRLATLGDADHRALAEGLASAFTGKDPTEVMLASR, translated from the coding sequence ATGGTGGGCTTCCCTGGCACCCGCATCGACGCCGACCTCGCGGCGCTGATGGATGACGGCATCTACGGCGCCATCCTCTTCAAGCGAAACGTGGGCACCGCGAAGGAGACCGCGGCGCTGTGCCACGAGCTGAAGGTGCGTGCGGGCAGGCCCTTCATCCTCTCCGTGGACCAGGAGGGCGGCCGCGTGGCGCGACTTCGCGGCGCGCCGTTCACGTCACTGCCGCCCATGCGGGAGCTGGGACAGCGCGGCGATGAAGCGCTGGCCGAACGCGTGGGCCGGCTGCTCGCGCACGAGCTGCGCGCGGTGGGCTTCGACTGGGACTTCGCGCCGGTGCTGGACGTGGACACCAACCCGGCCAACCCGGTGATTGGGGACCGCAGCTTCAGCCGCGACCCGGCGGAGGTGGGCCGGCTGGGCGTGGCGCTCGCGCGGGGAATGGAGGCCGGCGGCGTGGCGTCGTGCGGGAAGCACTTCCCGGGACACGGCGACACGACGACGGACAGCCACCTCACCCTGCCCCGGCTGCCGCACGACCTGGAGCGACTGCGCCGCGTGGAGCTGGTGCCCTTCCAGGCCTTCGCGAAGGCGGGGCTCGCGTCGCTGATGACGGCGCACGTCCTGTTCGACGCGCTGGAGCCCGGCGTGCCGGCGACCATGAGCCACCGCGCGCTGCACGGCATCCTGCGCCAGGAGCTGGGCTTCGACGGGGTGCTCGTCAGCGACGACCTGGAGATGAAGGCCATCGCGGGGCACTACTCGGTGGAGGAGGCCGCGGTGCAGGGCACGCTCGCGGGCGTGGACCTGTTCCTCGTGTGCCACCGCGCGGACGTGCAGCGCGGTGCCATTGAAGCGCTGGTGAAGGCGGTGGAGTCCGGCCGCGTACCGCGCGAGCGCATCACCGAGGCCCACCGACGCCTGGACGCGCTCGCTGCCCGCTTCGCGCACCCCGCCGAGGACCGGCTCGCCACGCTCGGGGATGCGGACCACCGAGCGCTCGCGGAGGGCCTCGCCAGCGCGTTCACCGGCAAGGACCCGACGGAGGTCATGCTCGCGTCGCGCTGA